Below is a window of Brassica napus cultivar Da-Ae chromosome A5, Da-Ae, whole genome shotgun sequence DNA.
CCATGCGAGGGCCGTTCATAAGGCGGAACGGAAGGGTAAGAGGGAGATCGTCAAGGTGATGCAGAAccgtgcctctcaattccagaTCGAGTACGGGAACCTCAAGGATGCTTTCACCTTGGTGGACGATTAccgtgagtgtcgcggttcggtcgggagcctttggaagatgCAGACGGACGACTACGTTTTTGAGAAGGAGATGAGGTCAATGAAGGGCGGCATGAAGGACCATGCTCACGCTGAGGTGCTCATTCCTCCGATCGACGGGAGGATCCAGGGATTTTGGGATCCCATCTCGGTTTATCCCGACACCGTAGAGACCACGACCGAGTTTCCCGGTGATTGCGAGGAGGTGGATCATCCCGCGGATGAGTTTGGAGCTTTGTTGTCCGGGAACTTTTACTTTGATCCTTGAGAGGTGGAGTGATCATTTTGCGGGGGGCGGTTGTTTATTTATCCTGCATTTGTGGCCGATTTTGGCCtttatttgtcttttttctGCCGAGTGTGGCTTCTATTTCGAGACATTGCATGGGCCTTTTTTGGCTGTTTTATCatttaccgggactggccgttggtggctttgaatccctgtcGCTTATgcgatttttatatatatgatgggCGTTTATTtccaattgttttgttttgagtaggtttgaagtaaatatgagttgtcgtctcatatttaattccgtTGAGACGTTCAATATGTCGGTTCGTTCGTGACtcttcgtaaaaattatttattcttacaactttcgggaacgttgagatgtgaacggagagacatggtttaggatctcgtatcgtttcGATATCATGTCTtaagatgtctgagaccaatgcgatgggtttagggcaagacctaggtttattctcggtttaaggtttgtgcggtgactagccggctatcgattttcctgttgcgattttgataccactcaaattaccctaaggagtgttactctcatcaaaagaggttcagatgtagtacttagggatcgaatccacaaggagctagggaacaattaaatctagtgtttattaattctaagagttgtaaatgtttaaatgaaatagcaatagtaacaagcgaagtaaatagtaaatgtaacttgattggaaatgatattagatgcagggccactattcaggaattggagattataatatctataggtgcctatttgttgcatgcatgatatgttagagctcaaccgcttaactcagtgatcagctgtcgcatgtttcactggttaataagctagatctcgtgtctcaacggttagtatgttgacaacgagagagtgtcgatcgatggtcctatagggacgtcgaccgatacacctttacctacgtcgaccgatagtcagttgaggacatcgatcgacgggttctagccaggcttatacgcgagtatgatatgccctattaagatactaaattggcggttagccctctctagcagtcctaatatgatagatagatgtcaggatgggataacaagggttcTTGAGTATGCAATCATATGATCaggttctagttagcaaggctaaaacaagcaataatacaaatctatcatgaatatcacaacaaggcagatctatagtttggggctaatcccacaaacctatctgaaccctggatctaataaatgaactactcagacatagcaaagcaattcatgacaataaagaaatggaaattcatagtatagattaaaagaattgaaaacaaggagttccaatcacaagtgatcttctctccaaactctctctctctctcaaagtaaaactgtaacaaaaagctctctctgccgtcaaaacatttaggcagtatataatctactaggttaaaaactcgttagGGCATcttcgtaatttggcttggacTAGGGCTTCAAGTTtgctggatccaaaatgtcgcatgtccaatgtctcgacatcgatcgatggtacttgtgtacatcgatcgatattaatcttcatttgtcgaggcatctcctggtgtcgatcgactgcactggatgtgcatcgatcgattgttcttcctctcgtcgacctctacatggtcagctcgggtgaaatgtcttttaagcaaaacatacaggcagtcttacccttttgcttgtcctcaagcaaaacatacaggcagtctctctgaaagaggtttgaaaatattagggacTTACAGATTTTAAACCATAGAAATCCTTTCCTCAACGattttgcaaccacatctaaaaagtcctaatcacagaagcacactatgcaatatcctagcttagaaCCCATTACTAACATaactgatatcactcaaattaccctaaagagtgttaatctcatcaaaagaggttcagatatagtacttagggatcaaattcacagagactctaggattactcaacagacttaaataattagaaatgaagATAGACTACAaggttttaaatagttttaaaagcaataaatgataaatcgaaaacaatagtgattcaatagattgaattgaagtggtttcaagaaTGGGAAAGCAGCTAGATTCAGGTAATTCTCAGGTATGAAATGTACgcacttagtttagactaaagggtttgatggtttttgaactaaacaatgatttaaccggataggttatcttcgctagatctcggatctcaactgtcgtattttaATCTCgagtgagtgtcgatcgatgtgacttgatgtacatcgaccgatacacctttgtaacgatcgaccgacagaacgatagttgcatcgatcgatggttatTCTGGCGAGCTTTGCGAACGGGGTTAActtgttctctaaccttctcagaCCAACTGTCGTTGCGCCTGAGTTGGTTAGATCACGCAAGTGGGTTCAGGTATTGAGGGGAAACGGTTAGTtggactcaattaatcctaagatctaaaatgaaggtgatcaatcttaattttagcattaagttcacaagcaatgaaagaacaatcaaaacacctttttaatagtcatattagcagtacataatttcaaccatggtgagaaacctaaatctaacaattggtttactcaaacatattcatgagagacaaagtcatgatggtgtgaaataaactcaaatgaaacatataacacaaatagatagagtaatagaaataaaggagttcaagatcttctctgttttgcagtctcagatctatctctccaatcctaagctcttctaatggtagccaaaatgctccTCTTCCAAACTAGGTCTTTTTTCAAGTCTCCCctaaaaatgatacaaaaccctagtacatatagcctaacaggcggctaGGGGCTTAAGTTGCAAATAATAGATCTTCtgggaaatgaaatcttttaatttgcgATTTCATTCGTGTGACtgggcatcgatcgatgcacatgtgtgtatgtcgatcgatggtaagtgattatgatggaccgatgttgctcttcaagcgtcgatctattttccttgcgtaaaagcattccaaaatgtcccaaaagtatcttttccttccatcaggtgaataaacctgtatttgctttgaaaagactctaaaacatgattaatacatcgtaaaaccttttgtttcaaaaaaaaaaaatacatcttaaaacctttatataccatgtataaaaacgggtgaaaatcatggtatatcaactccctcaGACTTATCTCTTGACTTGTCCTCAAGCTAAACCAACGGACAATCTCTCTGGAAGAGGGTTGAAAACATCAGGGActcacagatttgaaacattgaAATTATCACCTCTATAATATTGCATTCCACATCTAAAGTTCCTTCTTACAGATatacattatgcaatatcctatcttAGCAACCAaaatcatctagccaacaatctTAACTAATCTTATTATCAATCTCCtcaaccaacctcatttcttaatgtaaaaagtgtaggctttatcttgggagtatcgatcacaggatgcaaacTGCAGGTgaaagttagttcctaatttctctctatctaatttctctcttgagtcaaggtctgcttccattgcaggatcagtgaccaagattggagaggcttccatgaatcaaaacttaatggtggttgccaccaagctctgttcacttctatttgacctatatccaagagttcttttcgaaagcgagccttgaagattgccgcctccaagtcccgtttcgaactcttttattggagtcttttatgaatcaagccttaatggttttagccaccacgtcctgttcagactcatcctaattaaacaatagatcttattttattttattttatttatatatatatatatatatatattttttttttaactaactaatctagggtcgaaattagagagagaaatTTGATATGTAattctacacaaggctttaccttccagacttgtctgaagaatccgattccatgtataccaagccccaagacaagcagtgaAGTCAGGTTAGTGTTGGAGGTTAGCTTTGGTTCTTTCTAACAAGCTAGctagtgtgtatagttgactaGTTTATCtactttagcatctatagtatTATCTGCagtcagtaaatctagaatggtgctagaaagtggttagacattcaagtagaaatcattagttcataatccccttcttgactcaataaaattatttttgaaaagatttttgacaaaaactcaAGAAAGTGGTGTTAGTAactacctcccccaaacttaaattgCACCGTCTCGGTGCAAAGTGCCCGTGGGTAGGTTAAAAGCAAGTTAGATGTTTGAAAATGTTAGAGTGAAAATGAAGTACCTATCCATactacacatcgatcgatgtaatccTCTCAATATCGATTGATGTTACTCGCCGGGAATCGGtcgatgtaatcctctccatatcgatcgatggcgaaGCACAGAAATTTTGCATGTGCTTGGTGTCAAACTTGAAGTTCCTTGCCTAATGTTAGCTCTGTTAGACAACCAGgcataagaaataataataagcATCCTCAGacataaaatataagtttaaaaacaaaaatcctacaagttcagaaaataaataaacaagttCATAATAGGAGGATAAGAGATAGAGATGTGAGGACTAGTCGGTGTCCTCATCAGTCGCCTCATCGTCCTCTGGGGAAGGGTCCCTGCGTGCTGGTGCTGGTGCTGGTGCCTGCGCTCCTGTGGCTCTCCTGCTCCGACAAGACACTCTAGCCCAGATGGCCTGAAGAGCGTCCACCACGAACCTCTGAAAGTCTCCCTGGTCGTGCATAGGGATGTCCGGTATGTCCGGGAAGTCAGGGAGAGGCGGTGCCTGTGTGTCTTGAGCTCTGGAACGGCGAATGATGGGAGGTCGGCGTGACATGTTCCGCGGGTTGCGGAGGAATGCCTCGTCTGGCATGCATCGAAGCTGCTCCACGTTGTTCCCGAAGTCAGTGATACTCCTATCCGGTAGGGGTAGAAGGCGATGCTCATCGCGGATCCTGAAGCACCAGAGTTTCCCTTCCTCGAGCCATAGCGAGTGCACCAAGTGCTGCTCGTCGAGGAAGGCGTGGTCGCGGTCGGCAGAGTGAGAGTCGAGGCGGATGGCGAGATACTGGAAAATCGGGGTCAGAAGACTCCCAActgtctccttcttcttcttacccTTGCTGGTGAAGGGCTTCTTCTTCAACTCTACCAAGTGCGCGGCAAAGACAGCTCCAAGGTTTGGCGGGCTTACTTCGCCGTCCTTGTCCAAGTCAACCAAATCCACCACGCCATTCACTGCACAGAAAAGTAATGCGAGCTCCTTTATCCTGACCTTGTTAGGCTCCATCTTGCAAACCAGTGTTGTAATAACCCTCTTAAAAGAGTAAAACGCAGGCAAGGAAAAATCTTGTAACAGCCGAGAAAATTACTCAAGTAAGTGGAAGTCGGATTGATCTTTTCCCGTGGATGTTGTGGATCCCAAGGTACATaagaaaaatttagaaagtcTTAGAATAGTTTTCCATCTGAAGAAATAAATTCTTCAGGAAGTTTAGTGGATTGAAAATGCTCGCGGTTCGGCCTAGAACGTCCTAGTCGGACGAGAAAATTAGTCGAAAATTTATTATAAGGCCTTAAGATAGGAATGACCTTAGAGTTATTTTAGAAATGTTTTGGTCTAAGAAATTTAGGTTTTTGTCAAGGAGAAACATTTCCGCCAGCTCGGATAAGCTTATAACATGTTCGGGATTTAAATACGGCCCATTCGGGCCTATCTACGATGTGTTAAGCATATCCGGAAATTTCTGGAGGATGCAGCTGCTTGTCTACCTCCTTAAGCAGCTAGACATGTGTTACTCCTTTACTGGAGAATCCTCCAAGAAGCTCTTGCTTATGTCCTATTGGTTGAAATGGTGGCTGGCCACAAAACTTGTTTTAATTGGACAGATTTGTGGCTGCACACCAATCTCTCTCCAATTGGTTGCATGGGGCATCCAGGACACCTCCTGCTTGCTATGCACGACCAAAACCCTCCCATGAGCTCATTCTCCAGCCTATAAATAGCAGACCACCCCCTTAGTTAATTCTCATGCTTAGAACCCTAACCATAGCAGCTCGAAAAAGTCGAAACCCTAAGGTAAATTGTTTTTGTCTTtagctttctttttatttagattttgtttttattttttttattttcttagttagAACTTGGATAGCCTTTCTTAACCTACCCCTTCCTGTATTTAGATTTCTAAAGCTCTAGAGTTTTCCGATAAAAGTTTAAAGTGAAGCCGACCGCGAGATAGAAGCGTTCCCAATCCAAAACTTTCATCTAAGTGTTGAGGTGAGTCTCGGTTATGGGTTATGATTGTTGTGTGTGAGACTAGCGCCTGCAAAACAAGAGTAACGGTTGATGCATTCCTAGGTTGCGGTTTagatatataatgatatgataatgATTGATGTTTGTGAAAGATATTGAGTTATATCGTCGGGCTTCGGCTCGAGGGGTATAACATGATTGTGATACATTGATGTTGTGATACATATACTTATGTCAttgcattatatttttttgggcCTCGGCTCAGATAATATAACATGTTTGATCATATCATAACGAGGAAACCCGTAAATCCACGGACTTGATCCGTGAGAGTCCGACACTCGGGTGGAGTGTCGTGAGAGTCATTGGTATCCACTCGAGGCCCGTGCCTTGTCCGGGGCCTTACCAAAATTAGTTCCGGGCAGGACGCGAAGACACGTGTGATAGGGCTAGCTACCCTCGACCGTGTAGCTGCATGACGATGCGGCAAGTGTGTTATCCGGGCCATCGGCTTTTTAGACTTTGTGTTTAGAGTCAATGGGCGCAAGAAGGGATGTGTTATGGACTTCGTATCGAGATAGGAACCAATGGCGAGAGGCAGTCCTCGATGATCAATAATGATCTAACCACTCGTGAAGAGTGGATGCTTGTTTACATGATTGCTTTATTTTTGCATTGcatatttcttaatataattgatCCTTGTTGCTTAATGTTTGATGCATAATGGGGGGATAAATAATGGTTAGGAAACCCGACTCACTGAGCAAAATAGTTGCTCATTAGACTCTTTGTTTTGCTGGTAACCCGTAGTAGTAGGTTCCATTTGGGATCGGAGGAGCACAAAGCTGTTGGTGTAGATTTGCTACCTTTTGCAAACATATACGTTTTGTAATATGTAAGATATGGTTTTGAACATCGGCCGAGCATGTATAAATTTTGATGTTGTTGaacttaaagtatatatgaataaaaaaaaaggtttgttaAATGCTTGGATTCCATATGATAGTAGTCCTagtccgggacgaactaactaacGGTTTCAAactcgggttgcaaagccttaactTGGAATCGCTAGGAAACCCGTTCTTGGACATGTGATCTTAGGATTTCGGATCTGATCTGGGAACCTCAGATCAAATGTTCGGGCACGTGGTAGTAGTATCTTCGATCTGGTTAGAGTTCTTTAGTTcgtcgtgcatgttcttgtttgattggtgcatggcaaactaattaacttttatttattccggatcgggggtgttacaccgaaggtggtatcagagcatggttcaCTTTGCTCACTTGGGAACctgttttcaataatttattgAGTCAAAGGTGTCGTAAAAGGTAGAATAGGAAACCAACATGCTCCTTTGTTAGATAAGTTGGGATTAGTACTTACCCTGGGTTGTACTGCAGTATGTTTCCAAGACGTACAAGGAGTGAGGAGCCAATGATGACACCACCAAGATATGGACAACGTAATTCTGAAAACAGCAGAGTCTATTCAAACCTTGAGGTAACAGATGATTCTGCGATAGCACAAGGAAATAACCATTGCTATGAACACGAACATGAGTCGACCGGGAGAAATCCGACGGATTCACATATGGGCTATGAGCAAGAAGAACGATATGAGGATCTGAGGGAGAGGAATCAAGCACCTGATATGTATGGATCAAGGCAGAATTATGCAACAACACATAATCCAAGGCGAAATGAATCTGAGTTCATGCACCGGGAAAGGACGCCCGAGCCACGTTGTAGGCAAGAACAGAGGACAGCTGGGAGTTCTGATCCTCTTATAGTATTAGTACAAGGCTTGCTAGATAGACTTGATCATAGAACCGGTGAATCATCAGAGCGAAGACCATCCTCCCCTCCTGATTACCTGAAGATGGTCATGTTAATGAAGAAATTTGGAACCGTTAGATATCCTGGAGGAACAGATCCCTTTGAAGCATCAACATGGCTGAGGAATATGGAGAAAAACTTTCGGGCCATCCACTGCCCTGATAATTTCAAGAAGGATGTGGCAATATACTACTTGACCAAAGATGCTTCTGATTGGAGGGATAACGTGGAAGAATACTATATGGGAAGAGAGATCGTCTGGGAAGATTTTAAAACGGAATTTGAACAGAAATACTTCCCACCTGAAGCAAAAGACCGGATGGAGATTCAATTTTTGGAGTTAACTCAAGGCAACCGGAAAGTCAGGGAGTATGAGGCAGAGTTTACAAAGCTAAGGAAATATTCTCCTTATGGAGCAAGGAATGAAGATGCACTAATTCAAAGGTTTATAAGAGGATTGCGAGCGGATTTGGCTAGCCGACTGCAAGTAGTGAAGTTTCTTAGCCTTTATGAATTGGCGGAGATAGCGGTAAATGTTGAAGAAGGCATGGAAAAGTGCAAGCCATGATGAAACATGCAGAGCCATCTCGGAGAACTGAAGGGCTAGGAGTACGAAGAATGAATAATAAAGGACAATTTAATCGAGGGAGAGGCCGAGGAAGAAGGAATGACAGATGGTTTACGAATGGCCCAGATGTGTGTTACACTTGTGGTGGTACAGGACATTTTTCTAGCAGTTGTCCTTATAGTCAGGGAAGAAAAGCCCCTGATTATATTACTTGCTTCTCGTGTGGTGAGAAAGGGCATTATGCCAACAGTTGTCCTCATAAGAGACAAGTTATGCTTCCAGCACCACCCACTAGACTAGCGATTGAACCAGCCCCGAAGCGCCAGGCAGTTGGAAAGCAAGTGAATGCTTTAGAGTTAGGAAAACCCGAACCACAACAGCCCCATCAGGGACCGATCACAGGAACATTGTGTGTTGGTGGAGTTTATGTGCATGTTCTCTTCGACTCGGGTGCCACACATAGCTTTGTGATACCCAAGGTAGTGTCGAGTTTTAAGGGAACCTTTACTAGAGTAAAGGTAGGTGTTTCAGTTAGAACCCCTGGGAACCATAACCTTCGTGCCGATAGTTGTGTACTTGGGATTCCAATCTATGTGGGATCAACGGTATATCCGGCAGACCTGCTAGTTGTTCCTTTAGGACAACACAAAGTGATTTTGGGTATGGACTGGCTGTTGAGATACTACGCACAGTTGGATTGTGGTCGAGGAAAAATTACACTTGAAGAAAGAGGACAACCATCAACGACATACTATGGAATATGTCCAAGTGCTGGAGTGTCGCTTGTATCTGCCTTAAGAGTTGAGAAAGATTTGATCGAGGGCGAGGTATATCTTGTAACTCTAACTACCCTTGGAGGAGAATTGAATGAAAGGACAAAGTTGGAAGAGATAGCAGTAGTAAAAGAATACCAGGTTGTATTCCAGCCATTGGAAGGATTGCCTCCACCACGAAGTGATCCTTTCACCATTACATTAGAGCCGGGAGCAGCTCCAATAGCTAAGGCACCTTATCGAATGGCTCCAGCTGAGCTTGCTGAATTAAAGAAGCGGTTGGAAGATTTGATAGAAAAGGATTTATCAGACCGAGTTCTTCACCATGGGGAGCACCAGTCTTatttgtaaagaagaaagacgGTACCATGCGGTTATGCATCGATTATAGAGGGATTAACAATGTTACAGTAAAGGACAAGTATCCCTTGCCAAGGATCGATGAATTGTTGGATCAGCTTCAGGGGGCAAGCTGGTTCTCAAAGATAGATTTGGCATCGGGATATCATCAAATCCCAATATCAGAGTCCGATATCATGAAGACGGCTTTTAGGACccggtatggccactatgaatTTGTGGTAATGCCTTTTGGTCTTACTAATGCGCCGGCTGCTTTCATGCGCTTGATGAATGATATATTTCGTGATTACTTGGAtaaatttgtaatcatctttATTGATGATATACTTATTTATTCCAAGAGTAAAGAGGAACATGCAGAGCACCTCCAAAAGGTGTTGGAGCGATTAAGAAGCCATAAGTTATTCGCCAAGTTTAGTAAATGTAGTTTCTGGAAAAGGGAGATTGGATTCCATGGTCATCGAGTGTCAGAGAAGGGAGTTACAGTAGATCCTGAAAAGGTTAAAGTAGTTAAGGACTGGCCACGCCCTACCAGCGCTACCGAGGTTCGAAGCTTTCTAGGATTGGCTGGGTATTATCGAAAGTTTGTGAGGAACTTTTCCATCATGGCCAAACCCTTGACGAGGCTGACTGGGAAAGATATATCATTTGAATGGGATAAGAAAGAGGAAAAGGCTTTTACACAATTAAAGGAAGCTTTGACGACAGCACCTATTCTTGCATTACCTACTCCAGGAAGACCTTACACAGTATACGCTGATGCTTCTCGAGTAGGACTGGGTTGTGTACTGATGCAGGATGAAAAGGTCATCGCCTATGGTTCAAGACAGTTACGGAAGCACGAGGAGAATTACCCCACCCACGATCCAGAGATGGCCGCATTGGTATTTGCTTTAAAAATATGGAGATCCTATCTTTCTGGCGAGACGATTCAAATCTTTACTGATCACAAGAGTCTCAAGTATCTCTTTACTCAGTCAGATTTGAATTTGAGACAaaggaggtggatggagtttaTCACGGATTATGACTTACAAATCCAATATCACCCAGGAAAGGCGAATGTGGTAGCAGATGCACTGAGTCGGAGGAGAAGTGATACAACTATTGAGAAGGACTTAGAAGCCTTAAACGCAGAATTCAAGATGATTAGTCTTTCAGCCATAGAAGGCGAGGGCAGCGAGCTATTGGGATTGCGAGCAGTGAATCAAGCAAACCTCCTGCAAAGAATTCGAGAAGAGCAGAAGGAAGATGTGAAGCTAAAGAAGATTATAAAAGAACTTGAAGAATCAGGCGGAAGAAATGATAGTGGTTATCATTTAGCTGATGACAGAACCCTCCTACTGAACGGAAGGATAACCGTACCTGTAGGAAAGGAGTTACGAGAAGAGATCTTGAGAATCGCACACCACTCAATATTAAGTATTCATCCTGGAAGCACCAAGATGTACCAGGATATACGTCGATACTATCACTGGCCAGGAATCAAACGATCAGTTGCTAAGTGGGTAGCTCAGTGCCAGACCTGCCAACAAATTAAGGCTGACCATCAAGTGCCGGGAGGGTTATTGCAAAGCCTACCAATCCCAGAATGGAAGTGGGAGTCAGTGG
It encodes the following:
- the LOC125608621 gene encoding uncharacterized protein LOC125608621, producing the protein MMKHAEPSRRTEGLGVRRMNNKGQFNRGRGRGRRNDRWFTNGPDVCYTCGGTGHFSSSCPYSQGRKAPDYITCFSCGEKGHYANSCPHKRQVMLPAPPTRLAIEPAPKRQAVGKQVNALELGKPEPQQPHQGPITGTLCVGGVYVHVLFDSGATHSFVIPKVVSSFKGTFTRVKVGVSVRTPGNHNLRADSCVLGIPIYVGSTVYPADLLVVPLGQHKVILGMDWLLRYYAQLDCGRGKITLEERGQPSTTYYGICPSAGVSLVSALRVEKDLIEGEVYLVTLTTLGGELNERTKLEEIAVVKEYQVVFQPLEGLPPPRSDPFTITLEPGAAPIAKAPYRMAPAELAELKKRLEDLIEKDLSDRVLHHGEHQSYL